The proteins below are encoded in one region of Antennarius striatus isolate MH-2024 chromosome 7, ASM4005453v1, whole genome shotgun sequence:
- the atp11b gene encoding phospholipid-transporting ATPase IF isoform X2, whose amino-acid sequence MLRWIRQQLGFDPPHQSDTRTVYVANRFPQHGHYIPQRFADNRIISSKYTIWNFVPKNLFEQFRRIANFYFLIIFLVQLMIDTPTSPVTSGLPLFFVITVTAIKQGYEDWLRHKADNEVNGAPVFVVRSGSLVQTRSKNIRVGDIVRVAKDETFPVDLVLLSSDRAEGTCHITTASLDGETNLKTHYSVAETSVCQTVSRLENLQAVVECQQPEPDLYRFVGRMTVTQHGEEIVRPLGPENLLLRGARLKNTKEIYGVAVYTGMESKMALNYKCKSQKRSAVEKSMNTFLIIYLGILLFEAILSTILKYAWQAEDKWDEPFYNQKTEQERNSSPILKFISDFLAFLVLYNFIIPISLYVTVEMQKFLGSFFIGWDLDLYHEETDQKAQVNTSDLNEELGQVEYVFTDKTGTLTENEMHFRECSINGTKYREVNGKLVPEGMTDDSPDGSTPQLMGDEVLFLKAVSLCHTVQISYDQPDCLVGGGDPFSHANGFSSGHMEYYASSPDEKALVEATKRIGVSFTGIMGDIMTIQTFGKSESYKLLHVLEFDANRRRMSVILQTPSGGTVLFTKGAESAILPFATGGEIEKTRLHVDEFALKGLRTLVVACRRFSPEEYIDVDRRLNAARTALQQREERLQDAFSYIERDLQLLGATGVEDKLQDKVQETIEALRLAGIKVWVLTGDKHETAVSVSLSCGHFHRTMNILELLQQRSDNECAEQLRILARRLKEDHVIQHGLVVDGASLSLALREHEKLFMEVCKNCSAVLCCRMAPLQKAKVVRLLKTSPEKPITLAIGDGANDVSMIQEAHVGIGIMGREGRQAVRNSDYAIARFKFLAKLLLVHGHFYYIRIATLVQYFFYKNVCFITPQFLYQFFCLFSQQTLYDSVYLTLYNICFTSLPILVFSLFEQPVHPHILQNKPGLYRDVSRNSLLSFRTFLYWTLLGFCHAFVFFFGSYILMGEDTTLMGNGQMFGNWTFGTLVFTVMVIAVTLKLALETHFWTWMNHFVTWGSIAFYFIFSLFYGGIIWPFLHTQDMYFVFVQLLSSGSAWFAIIIIVITCLSPDVVKKVLYRHLQPTSTQRSQSLSAPPGLSCVESLCCYQHGQSGCSRLARLLEHMTGRCQANANNCRSPGRGNRSWSDSENFYSNDRSILTLSPLEATHC is encoded by the exons ATGCTACGGTGGATCCGACAGCAGCTG GGTTTTGACCCCCCTCATCAGAGCGACACCAGAACGGTTTACGTGGCAAACCGGTTCCCCCAGCATGGCCACTACATCCCCCAACGCTTCGCTGACAACAGAATCATCTCCTCCAag TACACGATTTGGAATTTCGTCCCAAAGAATCTGTTTGAGCAGTTCAGAAGAATCGCCAACTTCTATTTCCTCATCATCTTTCTGGTGCAG TTAATGATAGACACCCCGACTTCCCCAGTAACCAGTGGCCTGCCTCTCTTCTTCGTGATCACAGTGACGGCCATCAAACAG GGCTACGAGGATTGGCTGAGGCACAAGGCGGACAACGAGGTGAACGGGGCGCCGGTGTTTGTGGTTCGCAGCGGAAGTCTGGTCCAGACCAGATCCAAGAACATCAGG GTGGGGGATATCGTTCGAGTGGCTAAAGATGAGACGTTCCCCGTTGATCTGGTGTTGCTGTCATCCGATCGGGCAGAGGGCACCTGTCACATCACCACGGCCAGCCTGGATGGAGAGACCaacctgaag actcATTACTCTGTGGCGGAGACATCTGTGTGTCAGACTGTGTCCCGATTGGAGAACTTGCAGGCGGTGGTGGAGTGTCAACAACCCGAACCTGACCTATACAG GTTTGTCGGTCGAATGACGGTGACTCAGCATGGAGAGGAGATTGTCAG ACCGCTGGGTCCAGAGAATCTGTTGCTGCGAGGAGCCAGGTTGAAAAATACCAAAGAAATTTACG GTGTGGCGGTTTACACGGGGATGGAGTCCAAGATGGCCCTCAACTACAAGTGCAAATCCCAGAAGCGCTCGGCAGTGGAGAA GTCCATGAACACCTTCCTAATCATCTACCTGGGCATCCTGCTGTTTGAGGCCATCCTCAGCACCATCCTGAAATACGCCTGGCAGGCCGAGGACAAATGGGACGAGCCGTTCTACAACCAGAAGACAGAACAGGAGAGGAACAGCAGTCCG ATCTTGAAGTTCATCTCAGACTTTTTGGCCTTTCTGGTCCTCTACAATTTCATCATCCCCATCTCGCTCTACGTTACCGTGGAGATGCAGAAGTTCCTCGGTTCCTTTTTCATTGGCTGGGATTTGGACCTGTATCATGAGGAGACTGACCAGAAGGCTCAAGTCAACACGTCTGACCTGAACGAGGAGCTGGGTCAG GTGGAGTACGTGTTCACTGATAAAACGGGTACGCTCACGGAGAACGAGATGCACTTCCGGGAGTGTTCAATCAACGGAACCAAGTACCGGGAAGTCAACGGCAAACTGGTTCCCGAGGGGATGACTGACGATTCTCCAGACGGTTCCACACCTCAGCTG ATGGGTGATGAAGTCTTGTTCCTCAAGGCGGTGTCGTTGTGTCACACGGTCCAGATCAGCTACGACCAGCCAGACTGCCTGGTGGGGGGAGGAGACCCCTTCTCCCACGCCAACGGGTTCTCCTCCGGTCACATGGAGTACTACGCCTCCTCGCCGGATGAGAAGGCGTTAGTGGAGGCGACAAAGAG aaTTGGCGTGTCCTTCACCGGCATCATGGGAGACATCATGACGATCCAAACGTTTGGCAAGTCGGAGAG TTACAAGCTGCTCCACGTCCTGGAGTTCGACGCCAACCGGCGGAGGATGAGCGTCATCCTGCAGACGCCATCAG GAGGCACAGTGCTGTTCACCAAAGGTGCTGAGTCGGCCATTCTACCGTTTGCCACTGGTGGCGAGATAGAAAAGACCCGCCTGCATGTGGACGAGTTTGCCTTG AAAGGATTGCGGACCTTGGTCGTGGCGTGTCGCCGCTTCAGCCCGGAGGAGTACATCGATGTGGACAGGCGTCTGAACGCGGCCCGGACGGCGCTGCAGCAGAGGGAGGAGCGGCTGCAGGACGCCTTCAGTTACATCGAGAGAGACCTGCAGCTGCTGGGGGCCACGGGGGTCGAGGACAA GCTTCAAGACAAAGTCCAGGAGACCATCGAGGCTCTGCGCCTGGCGGGGATCAAAGTATGGGTCCTGACGGGGGACAAACACGAGACCGCCGTCAGTGTCAGCCTCTCCTGCGGCCACTTCCACCGAACCATGAACatcctggagctgctgcagcagcgctCCGACAACGAGTGCGCCGAGCAGCTCCGCATCCTGGCCAGGAG GCTGAAGGAGGACCACGTCATCCAGCACGGGCTGGTGGTGGACGGAGCTAGCCTGTCTCTGGCTCTGAGGGAACACGAGAAGCTCTTCATGGAAGTGTGTAAAAACTGCTCGGCCGTGCTTTGCTGCCGCATGGCGCCGCTGCAGAAAGCCAAG GTGGTTCGTCTCTTAAAGACGTCTCCAGAGAAACCGATCACTCTCGCCATCGGAGACGGAGCCAATGATGTCAGTATGATACAGGAAGCTCACGTGGGCATAG GTATCATGGGGAGGGAGGGGCGTCAGGCCGTGAGAAACAGCGACTATGCAATTGCCAGGTTTAAGTTCCTGGCTAAACTCCTGCTGGTCCACGGTCACTTCTACTACATTCGCATAGCGACGCTTGTACAGTACTTTTTCTACAAG aatgtgtgttttatcacGCCCCAGTTTTTATACCAgttcttctgtctgttttcacaaCAA ACTCTGTACGACAGTGTTTACCTGACGCTGTATAACATCTGCTTCACCTCGCTGCCCATCCTGGTGTTCAGTCTGTTTGAGCAGCCGGTCCATCCACACATCCTGCAGAACAAACCCGGCCTGTACAG GGACGTCAGCAGGAACTCCCTGCTGTCCTTCAGGACGTTCCTCTACTGGACGCTGTTGGGCTTCTGTCACgcctttgtcttcttctttggttcctacatcctgATGGGAGAAGACACCACACTGATGGGCAAcgggcag ATGTTTGGAAACTGGACGTTTGGAACGCTGGTCTTCACCGTCATGGTCATCGCTGTCACCTTAAAG CTCGCTTTAGAGACTCATTTCTGGACATGGATGAACCACTTCGTGACTTGGGGGTCGATCGCCTTCTActtcatcttctctctcttctacGGCGGCATCATCTG GCCGTTCCTCCACACCCAGGACATGTACTTCGTGTTCGTGCAGCTGCTGTCAAGCGGCTCCGCCTGGttcgccatcatcatcatcgtcatcacctgCCTGTCCCCTGACGTGGTGAAGAAGGTCCTCTACAGACACCTGCAGCCGACCAGCACCCAGAGGAGTCAG